Proteins from a genomic interval of Ferrovibrio terrae:
- a CDS encoding acyl-CoA dehydrogenase family protein, which translates to MSAAVKSAPAVDSLVIADLLPTCGKALEAAETLLAHATAAVAQLVRDSNGNIDPAKLEDEQFAAHGLAWLATYVATLKESLHWAERIQADGKLRELEQLILQAGFGEYLAQMQGGISMSQVEICRLADLGVAADAQQALLTPAVKALVAGGNTPAVRSRIAQLVKDGLDTGDFGELGLDETMAMVREQFRRFGEDKVIPYAHDWHRKDEFIPMSVVDEMAELGVFGLTIPEEYGGHGMGKTAMCVVSEELSRCYIGVGSLGTRAEIAAELILRGGTEEQKKKWLPKLASGETLPTAVFTEPNTGSDLGSLRTRAVKDGDVYKVTGNKTWITHAARTDLMTLLARTDPNEKSYKGLSMFLAEKPRGDDANPFPADGMTGGEIEVLGYRGMKEYEIGFDGFEVKAENLLGQREGQGFKQLMETFESARIQTGARALGVAQCALELGLKYANERVQFGKPIYSFPRVHGKIAWMAVETMMARQLCYFAAREKDQGRRCDLEAGMAKLLAARIAWANADNALQVHGGNGYAEEYPISRVLCDARILNIFEGAAEIQAQVIARRLLETRNS; encoded by the coding sequence ATGTCCGCTGCAGTCAAATCCGCTCCCGCCGTCGATAGCCTGGTGATCGCCGACCTGCTGCCGACCTGCGGCAAGGCGCTGGAGGCAGCCGAGACATTGCTTGCCCATGCCACGGCAGCGGTGGCGCAGCTGGTGCGTGACTCCAACGGCAATATCGACCCCGCCAAGCTGGAAGACGAGCAGTTCGCCGCGCATGGCCTGGCCTGGCTCGCCACCTATGTGGCGACGCTGAAGGAAAGCCTGCACTGGGCCGAGCGTATCCAGGCCGACGGCAAGCTGCGCGAACTCGAGCAGCTGATCCTGCAGGCCGGTTTCGGCGAATATCTCGCGCAGATGCAGGGCGGCATCAGCATGAGCCAGGTGGAAATCTGCCGCCTCGCTGATCTGGGCGTCGCCGCCGATGCGCAGCAGGCGCTGCTGACACCTGCCGTAAAGGCGCTGGTGGCTGGCGGCAACACGCCGGCGGTGCGCAGCCGCATTGCCCAACTGGTGAAGGACGGCCTCGACACCGGCGATTTCGGCGAACTCGGCCTTGATGAAACCATGGCCATGGTGCGCGAGCAGTTCCGCCGCTTCGGTGAGGACAAGGTCATCCCCTATGCGCATGACTGGCACCGCAAGGATGAATTCATCCCGATGAGCGTGGTCGACGAGATGGCCGAACTCGGCGTCTTCGGCCTGACCATCCCGGAAGAATACGGCGGCCATGGCATGGGCAAGACCGCCATGTGCGTCGTCTCCGAAGAACTCAGCCGCTGCTATATCGGCGTTGGCAGCCTCGGCACCCGCGCCGAGATCGCCGCCGAACTGATCCTGCGCGGCGGCACCGAAGAGCAGAAGAAGAAATGGCTGCCGAAGCTCGCCTCGGGCGAGACGCTGCCGACTGCCGTCTTTACCGAGCCGAATACAGGCTCCGATCTGGGTTCGCTACGTACGCGCGCCGTAAAAGACGGCGATGTCTACAAGGTGACCGGCAACAAGACCTGGATCACGCATGCCGCCCGCACCGATCTGATGACCCTGCTGGCGCGCACAGATCCAAACGAGAAGAGCTACAAGGGCCTGTCGATGTTCCTGGCCGAGAAGCCGCGCGGCGACGACGCCAACCCTTTCCCGGCTGATGGCATGACCGGCGGCGAGATCGAAGTACTGGGCTATCGCGGCATGAAGGAATACGAGATCGGCTTCGACGGTTTCGAAGTGAAGGCCGAGAACCTGCTGGGCCAGCGCGAAGGCCAGGGCTTCAAGCAGCTGATGGAGACTTTTGAATCGGCCCGCATCCAGACCGGCGCCCGTGCGCTCGGCGTCGCGCAATGCGCACTGGAACTCGGCCTGAAATACGCCAACGAGCGCGTGCAGTTCGGCAAGCCGATCTACAGCTTCCCGCGCGTGCATGGCAAGATCGCCTGGATGGCGGTGGAAACCATGATGGCGCGGCAGCTCTGCTACTTCGCCGCGCGTGAGAAAGATCAGGGCCGCCGCTGCGACCTCGAAGCCGGCATGGCCAAGCTGCTGGCCGCGCGCATCGCCTGGGCGAACGCCGACAACGCCCTGCAGGTGCATGGCGGCAACGGTTATGCCGAAGAATATCCGATCAGCCGCGTGCTGTGCGACGCGCGTATCCTCAACATCTTCGAGGGTGCTGCCGAAATCCAGGCGCAGGTGATCGCCCGCCGCCTGCTGGAAACCCGCAATAGCTGA